AACTGGGCCATCAACCCGGAAACCGGCAGCCGGCATCTCGGCCGTTTTGGCTGGAAGGCGAGCAAGGCCACCCTGCGTCAGCAGGCGGCTACCGCGCTTCTCAAGGACATGGGGGTGACCTCGCCCGTCTACAAAACACTCGATTGCCAGCGTGGCGCACCCAATTGCAGCGCAACGGGTGCCGCAACCTCCATCTCCGAGACCGAGATTGAGCGGCTCGCCTCCTACCTCGCGCTGCTGGGGGTACCGGCGCAGCGCAGTCTGCGCAGCGGCTACCTCGACGGCATGCGTGTATCGCCTGAGCATGACGTGAACCCCGCCCTGATCGAACGCGGCGGTACGTTGTTCGTCCAGGTTCAGTGTGGGACCTGCCATACCCCCCAGATGAAGACGGGCACGAACCATCCGTTCGCCGAACTGCGCGATCAGACCATTCATCCGTACACCAACCTGCTGCTCCACGACATGGGGCCAGGGCTGGCCGATACGCTGACCGAAGGGCAGGCCGGACCGAGCATGTGGCGCACCGCGCCGCTGTGGGGCATCGGTTCGCTCGAGTTCGTGCAGGGTGGGGCGCAGAACGTGCGCTACCTGCACGATGGGCGTGCTCGCACGCTGATGGAAGCCATCGCCTGGCACGGCGGCGAGGCGAACAACAGCCGCAGCAGGTTCGAAGCGCTGAGCAAGGAAGATCGGACCGCGGTGCTGGCGTTCCTGGAGTCGCTGTGAGCCGGGCCTGCTGAGGCCCCGTGCCGGGGGAAGGCCGTGAGCTCCATGCCCATCGGCCTTCCCCGGGAAGACGTCTACTGGCGGATGAGCTGCACGTCGTCCAGGTGGACGAAGCTGCTGCCGCTCGTGGCCTGGGTGTGGAGGCCGAACTCCAGGTAGCCCGCGGTCACGGAGATGGTCGGCGTCTCCAGTTGCGTCCAGGCGCTGTACGTGCCGAGGTTCGTGGCGGCGGGCGTGCATTCGGCGCACGTCTTGGCCTGGAGCCGGGAGAAGCCGAAGTCACCGCCCTTGCGGACCCAGGCGCGCACCCGGTAGTTGCCGTTGGGGATGCCGTAGGCAATCTGGTAGGTCCACGTCTCGAAGGCCCCCGGGCTGTAGTGCGTCAGGTGGTAGGCGCTGTCGTGGCCCCCGTTATAGGTCTCGGTGAACGCGGCCCCGGCGGTGCCATTGGGCGACCAGGTGTTCCAGCCCGTCATACCGGACTCGAAACCGGCATTGGTGACCGTGGGATCGGGTGGCGGCGTGGTGCCTCCATCGAGGATGGCGGCGGCCTTGTCCGGCTGCAGGGCCACGAAGTAGTTGAAGGCCTCGTTGAGCTGCGCCTGCTTGGACGCGTTGCCCGCGTACTGCTTGCGTTGCTCGTAGAGCCTGGCGATGAGCTCCAGCTGGCTCTGCCCGTAGGGCACGCCGAGCTTCTGCTGCAGGTTGGTCAGGAAGCCATAGCCGAACTCGCGCGTCGGCTCGATCATCGTGCCTTCGCCATAGTCGTTCCAGGTGGCGAGCTGGATCCAGTTCACGCCGCTGTTCTTGGCCATGTCCATCGTCTGGCCAAAGGTGCCGGTCCCATTGTAGGGAAGGCTCCAGGTCGGGCCGCCCCATCCACCCTCCGTGTAGAAGGTGTTGAAGCCGGGATAGGCCACGCCGAACTTCACGCCCAGCGGACGGTTGTTATAGAAGTTCTGCAACCCGGTCGTGAAATCCGAGTAGATCCACGGGTACTCGCCCTGGGCGTTGGCCCCGGCATCGCCGTTCTGATACCAGAGCGTCAGGAAGGTCGGTTTGGTCGACAGCGGCGAGAAGATGTTGCTCCAATCGCTCGGCGACTTGAACGTCTGCGGACCGAAGTCCAGCAGCAGGGGGGCGTTGTTGATCTTGATGTAATTGCCACGGGAGAAGTAGTTGTCCCGCATGTAGATCATGTCGTTGCGGGCCGCGGCATGCTTGTCGGGAACGGAGCAGCCGTAGGTGGGCGCCAGCGACAGGTTGTGGTCCTCGTAGACAATGGCGAAGTCCAGGCCCGCCGCGGCGGTCTTGTTGATGAAGGCCTCGGCGTTCTGCTTGTTCTTGGGGTAGTCCACGCAATTGAGCGTGCCGGGCCAGTCGATGAGCACGCCATCCACGCCCGCGTACTTCATGAGCAGCAGCTGGTACTCAATCACGTCCTGGTCGCCCGATGCGTAGGGTCCAATCAATGGATAGTAGTGTGAGGCGATCTGCCGCTTGCCCGTGGAGTCGATCACATTGGGGTTCTTGGTGGCCATGGTCCAGTGGACTCCCCAGGAGCCGTTGCCCGAGGAGACATTGCTCTCGAACCAGGGCATGAGGTGGACATAGACCTTCTTGGTGAAGGTCTTGCTCACGGCCACGGGGGAGGTGACCGTGGCGGCCGGTTCCGCCGTCCCTGGACGGTTCCCGGTATCGGATGAAGCCGAACCACAGCCTGCCAGCATGAGCGCGGCGAACATGCCCGCTCCCTCGTTCACGAAACGACGACGTGTCATGGCACTGCTCCTTGGGTCGAGGGCCTCAATGCACTGTGTCTGGAATAAAAGAAAGACAGTGGAAATGAAGCCGCGATGAGGCAACGGCACGACTGCTCGCCGTGCGCCCGCAGTAGCACATGCACCGTCAAGCGGAAAGAAGCAAAAACCGAGTAAAAGTCTTTAAATCTGTAAATGGCATATCCGGTGCAGGTTTCGAGAATCAGCTCCATCCTCTGCTTCACGGTGACGTGAGCCTGCTTCGAACCGTATAAGGCGGGCCCGGTTCCGGTCTCCATGCACAGAGCTCGAGCCGGACCTTGGCAAGGAGGCCACCTTGATACGGACTGTTTCTCGATTCGTCGCGCTGATGCTCTGGATTCTGTGTGCGGTTCCCTCGTCTGCCTTCGCGCAGCTCACGTGCCCGGACCATGGCTCGGTCGCGAATCCTCCCGCGCTTCAGGGTCCGGCGCGGCGGAGCTTCCGGCACGCGGGCAGCCAGCTCCTGTCCTGGAGCCATCCGCCCTATCACATGGTGCACGATCAGATCGTGCCCGTGGGGACCCAGGCCACGGTCGTGGGCAAGTTCGACTACAGCCGCGTCCTGCACAAGGATCTCGAGGATGAGGATGTCCACGTCTACATCATGGGAACCGACACGCCGGGCTGGGAGTATGTTGGCGAGTACCGCACGGATTCCGACGGAAAGATTCATGTCCCCATCGTCCGGCCCGTCGGTGAGTACCGGGTGACCATGATCGTCGAGGGCGATCTCAGCTCGGCCACCGGCTTCGTCTCCGTGGTCGAGCCTGGCCGCCAGACCGTCCTGTTCGACATCGATGGCACCTTGACCCTCAATGACTTCGAGATGGTGGGCGATTACCTCGGTGTCAGCACGGCCCAGGCCTACGCTCATGCGGTCGAGGTGGTGAACAGCTACGCGGCCATGGGCTACCAGATCGTCTACCTCACGGGCCGGCCCTATTGGATCGCCAAGGACACGCGCGAGTGGATCGACTATCAGGGTCTCATTGACGGGCACCTGCATACCAATCCCTACGGGGATGGCCCCATTCCGCCGGATACCGAGCAGTACAAGATCGATTACCTCTCCTACCTGCTCGATGATGTGGGGCTCGACATCGTCCGCGTGTACGGTAACGCGACCACGGACATCAGCGCCTATGAGGCCGTGGGCCTGCCCAAGTCCGAAACCTATATCATTGGCGAGCACGCGGGAGCCGATGGCACCATGCCGATCCGGAACGACTACCGCGAGCACCTGCTCACGGTCGTGGCCTCCACGCCCGGCGCCAATTGCATCCCCCGGTAGTTGGCGGAGGTATTCCCCATGGCGGTACCTGGTCCACTGACCCTCTCGGCCATCGCGCGGGGCGAGCGCGCCGCGGCGATCTCCCGCATCGAAGCGGCCATCTCCAGTTGCGGGTGGCTGCTGGAGGCGCGCGCCTTCTCCGGGCTCTACATGAGCTTCCAACTGGAGCTCGAGCGCCCACGGTTGGGTGATTTCGCGCAGCGTATGCGGGAGGCCGGTGCTCCGTTGGATGCTCCTTCCGTGGCGGCGCTCGAGGCCGCGGCCAGTGACACCTCGGAACGCGGGGGCTCCGTGGCTGCGGTGCTGGGCATCACCTTTCCGGACGGAATTCCCGACCAGCGTCAGGTCATCCCCAGCGTACCGGGGTAGTCAGTCTCGATTGTTGATAAATCAGAAAGCCGCCCGCGGTGCCTGGTTGCGCCGCGGGCAACAACCTGGGTGGGGATGAGGAGTTATGACAGCCATTTGAGCTGTCTTGTTGCTCCGCGAGCAACAGATTGAGAAGGGGTAGGCGGAATCTGGCTGCCGAAAGTGCAAGGGATTGACGGAGTTTTGTGAGGTTTGTACGGTGCCAGCCAGACCCGTGGACATAGGAGTCAGACATGAAGCGCCCCCTGCTCATCCTTGCGATGTTTGTCATTTCCGTCGCGGCTGGTTGTGGAGGAACGGAGTTCGACCAGGGTGAGGACTCCCTGGCGCAAAGCGAGAGTGCCCTCGTCACCTGCTCGACGATCTGCCCGAACGGAACCCCCCTCTCCTGCACGGGGACGACCTGTTCCGCCGCGGACGGGGACCATGTGACGTGTAATGGCACCTCTCAGTACTGCGGTATCAGGCCGGTTCCCCTCTGCTCTTCGAGCAACTCGTGCACGAATCTCACGGGGCAGGCGTGCGCGACCCCTGGCTCCACGAGAAGCTGCTGTGTCGGCACTGCCGTCGCGGGGACCTGCACCTGCACCGGCTCGAGGAAGTGGGCGTGCCTCTCCCTGCAGGATCCCGGCGGGCGCCTGTAGGTCCCGGAGCGGGCGTCTCGCCCTACGCCGTGCCCGCATGCCGGGCCTCCCAATCCTTCCTTCGCGATTCCCAGGGGGCGCTGCGGCGAGCGCTGTACCCCCTGGGGCCGAAGGCTCCGCGCCCTTATAGCCCCTTTCAGCAGCACTCCTCTGGCGCTCCCTGGCGCCCGGTGCTCTCGACCCGTACCCCCGTCCGGACTATTCGCCACTGAGGTACTGTTGCAGCGTTTTGTCCTCCAAGGGGTGAGAAGTGTCAACGGGAGCGAG
The Archangium lipolyticum genome window above contains:
- a CDS encoding glycoside hydrolase family 71/99-like protein — encoded protein: MTRRRFVNEGAGMFAALMLAGCGSASSDTGNRPGTAEPAATVTSPVAVSKTFTKKVYVHLMPWFESNVSSGNGSWGVHWTMATKNPNVIDSTGKRQIASHYYPLIGPYASGDQDVIEYQLLLMKYAGVDGVLIDWPGTLNCVDYPKNKQNAEAFINKTAAAGLDFAIVYEDHNLSLAPTYGCSVPDKHAAARNDMIYMRDNYFSRGNYIKINNAPLLLDFGPQTFKSPSDWSNIFSPLSTKPTFLTLWYQNGDAGANAQGEYPWIYSDFTTGLQNFYNNRPLGVKFGVAYPGFNTFYTEGGWGGPTWSLPYNGTGTFGQTMDMAKNSGVNWIQLATWNDYGEGTMIEPTREFGYGFLTNLQQKLGVPYGQSQLELIARLYEQRKQYAGNASKQAQLNEAFNYFVALQPDKAAAILDGGTTPPPDPTVTNAGFESGMTGWNTWSPNGTAGAAFTETYNGGHDSAYHLTHYSPGAFETWTYQIAYGIPNGNYRVRAWVRKGGDFGFSRLQAKTCAECTPAATNLGTYSAWTQLETPTISVTAGYLEFGLHTQATSGSSFVHLDDVQLIRQ
- a CDS encoding lipin/Ned1/Smp2 family protein; amino-acid sequence: MIRTVSRFVALMLWILCAVPSSAFAQLTCPDHGSVANPPALQGPARRSFRHAGSQLLSWSHPPYHMVHDQIVPVGTQATVVGKFDYSRVLHKDLEDEDVHVYIMGTDTPGWEYVGEYRTDSDGKIHVPIVRPVGEYRVTMIVEGDLSSATGFVSVVEPGRQTVLFDIDGTLTLNDFEMVGDYLGVSTAQAYAHAVEVVNSYAAMGYQIVYLTGRPYWIAKDTREWIDYQGLIDGHLHTNPYGDGPIPPDTEQYKIDYLSYLLDDVGLDIVRVYGNATTDISAYEAVGLPKSETYIIGEHAGADGTMPIRNDYREHLLTVVASTPGANCIPR